One region of Eupeodes corollae chromosome 1, idEupCoro1.1, whole genome shotgun sequence genomic DNA includes:
- the LOC129939355 gene encoding trichohyalin, which produces MEPGQESSDSAVVRRRRRVARPTREQTPEPGLAAARRNYSDESSSNFDQQAVQTVRMQIRPPGTMSAHESKILRRRDKTFASAAARSHSQPRQAERLSSPEAFDLIRTVEKRSLSSPRHKEESSEGERYATSPEIVDNYPGSPSRLPPGRQAPKEDENLSRLELNLRRFEDERRRFEMEKRIFEKEKREHKVRYKQYLDNEERKRLMENYRKMSDRMHVPNDPEERRRVVQSLRLSRNEAAVRQKQVRPSRYESSTPVSSSESEAVQAEDHRKNHRSPPPPSQPSQKYRPKETSPPSVTPQAPPVPVRRSVSRNNSLSPIRPARRSKTPDTSNNASRKSSIEELPTVTTVSTDNIERKRSFRNSSYENELQQRALEEIYRNATSEETKTQSLGRKKSLRNSEKRNGYVEDDEDPQTNGSRKSSIERELERKRNTIEENLEKARKLSLEKAEALQLARKRSLEKAESLQILRKRSLEAAAQPKDQAILNEKPDVKLVKQPSLISRFIAYMKRPKTASTKDETRAPAEKLLTKVFFREMSREFRFEWLKLKADYPRELDAMCRERNKCLVNFIILVLLCGFGGLMFRYTEGSLENIYKCEVRKVKRDFIDHLWTVSHNMREDDWKSAARTKLRKFEEELHAMQELGIRRFPGMKSWNFVNCVLYCWTVITTIGYGHITPQTVLGRSLTVIYAIIGIPMFLILLADFGKLFTRAIKFVWAYVRRIYYTGTCRKVRKQQQVMDVISGFNTMYDYAVRRPSQYFGNPNDEESAHPDAPSEHPPISNQLYPNPQTPGSHVPSHLETPSTPYPETFEVNDEFNLPISLASVILVSYILVGAFVYTMWEEWTYFEAFYFVFVSMSTIGFGDFVPNHPIFMMCSIIYLIFGLALTSMFINVVQIKLSNTFKDASAKIGATIGLTMAEGSESIVPTPSDIASVHIPKLGTIGEAMSEELSPSDVINLPPPTFEPGPPPLLPKKGTLAPEPEEKPPKKKKGFFKK; this is translated from the exons ATGGAACCTGGTCAAGAGTCATCAGATTCAGCTGTTGTTCGACGTCGTCGAAGGGTAGCTAGGCCAACAAGGGAACAAACTCCAGAACCAGGGTTGGCGGCGGCGAGGCGAAATTATTCCGATGAGAGTAGCAGTAATTTCGATCAGCAGGCAGTGCAAACGGTTCGAATGCAAATTCGACCTCCTGGCACTATGTCAGCTCACGAGAGCAAGATTCTGAGAAGACGCGATAAGACTTTCGCTAGTGCAGCCGCACGAAGTCACTCCCAGCCTCGCCAGGCTGAGAGGCTATCGTCGCCGGAGGCTTTTGATCTAATCAGAACGGTAGAAAAGAGAAGCCTTTCTTCACCAAGACACAAGGAAGAATCCAGTGAAGGAGAACGGTATGCCACAAGTCCCGAAATCGTTGATAACTATCCTGGTTCACCAAGTCGTTTGCCTCCAGGACGTCAGGCCCCAAAGGAGGATGAGAATCTTAGCCGTTTAGAGCTGAATTTAAGGAGGTTTGAAGATGAACGCAGGAGATTCGAAATGGAGAAGAGAATTTTCGAGAAGGAGAAGCGTGAGCATAAAGTTCGTTACAAGCAGTATTTAGACAATGAAGAACGGAAGAGACTTATGGAAAACTATCGGAAGATGAGCGACCGAATGCACGTTCCCAATGACCCTGAAGAGCGCCGTAGAGTCGTTCAGAGTTTGAGACTCTCTCGAAATGAGGCTGCGGTTAGACAAAAGCAAGTGAGGCCATCGAGGTATGAGTCCTCGACACCAGTATCGTCATCAGAATCAGAAGCTGTACAGGCTGAAGATCATCGCAAAAACCATAGGTCACCGCCTCCGCCTTCCCAGCCTTCTCAAAAATACCGTCCCAAAGAGACCTCTCCGCCAAGTGTAACTCCCCAAGCCCCACCAGTTCCAGTCCGTCGCAGTGTAAGTCGCAATAACTCACTGTCTCCGATTCGTCCAGCACGAAGATCAAAAACTCCCGACACTAGCAATAATGCATCTCGAAAGTCTTCAATTGAAGAGCTCCCTACTGTTACTACCGTCAGCACGGATAATATCGAACGAAAGAGAAGCTTTAGAAACTCCAGCTATGAAAATGAACTTCAACAGCGAGCTCTTGAAGAAATTTATCGTAATGCAACTTCTGAAGAAACCAAAACACAAAGTCTTGGCCGCAAGAAATCATTAAGAAACTCTGAAAAGAGAAATGGTTATGTAGAAGATGATGAAGACCCCCAGACAAATGGATCACGAAAGTCTTCAATTGAACGTGAGTTAGAAAGAAAACGAAACACCATAGAAGAAAACTTGGAAAAGGCTCGAAAACTCTCTCTAGAAAAGGCTGAAGCTTTGCAACTTGCCAGAAAACGCAGCCTCGAGAAAGCTGAATCCTTACAAATTTTACGAAAACGTAGTCTTGAGGCTGCCGCTCAACCGAAAGATCAAGCTATACTTAATGAAAAGCCTGATGTAAAATTGGTTAAACAGCCCTCGCTGATTTCAAGATTCATTGCTTACATGAAACGACCAAAAACAGCGTCCACCAAAGACGAAACCCGTGCACCGgcagaaaaacttttaacaaaagtCTTCTTTCGCGAAATGTCTCGTGAGTTTCGTTTCGAATGGCTCAAACTCAAGGCCGATTATCCTCGCGAACTTGATGCAATGTGCCGCGAGCGTAACAAATGTCTGGTGAATTTTATAATTCTTGTTTTGCTGTGTGGCTTTGGAGGCTTAATGTTTCGTTACACGGAAGGATCTTTGGAAAATATCTACAAATGTGAGGTGCGAAAGGTCAAGCGGGATTTTATTGACCACTTATGGACTGTAAGTCATAATATGAG AGAAGATGATTGGAAATCAGCCGCTCGAACGAAGTTAAGAAAATTCGAAGAGGAATTACATGCCATGCAAGAACTTGGAATTCGTCGATTTCCAGGAATGAAATCGTGGAATTTTGTCAATTGCGTCTTGTATTGCTGGACCGTGATAACGACAATAG GTTATGGCCACATAACACCTCAAACTGTACTCGGTCGATCGTTGACAGTCATCTACGCCATCATAGGAATTCCAATGTTCCTGATATTGTTGGCAGATTTCGGTAAACTCTTTACTCGAGCAATTAAATTCGTGTGGGCCTATGTAAGGCGCATCTACTACACCGGAACGTGTCGAAAAGTTCGAAAACAACAGCAAGTCATGGACGTCATTAGCGGATTTAACACAATGTACGACTATGCTGTCCGACGACCAAGTCAATACTTTGGCAACCCCAATGACGAGGAATCAGCACACCCAGACGCTCCATCAGAGCATCCACCAATATCTAATCAACTCTACCCAAACCCCCAAACTCCAGGCTCACATGTGCCATCCCATTTGGAAACACCATCTACTCCGTATCCTGAAACCTTTGAGGTCAACGATGAATTCAATTTACCCATCTCACTGGCCAGTGTCATACTCGTCTCATACATCCTCGTGGGAGCATTTGTGTACACGATGTGGGAGGAATGGACATACTTCGAAGCTTTCTACTTCGTTTTCGTGTCCATGTCAACGATTGGATTTGGTGACTTCGTTCCGAATCATCCGATTTTCATGATGTGCAGCATTATTTACCTGATTTTCGGTCTGGCGCTAACTTCTATGTTCATCAATGTGGTGCAAATTAAATTGAGCAATACTTTTAAGGATGCAAGTGCGAAGATTGGTGCAACAATTGGTCTAACAATGGCCGAAGGAAGTGAGTCGATTGTCCCAACGCCATCGGATATAGCTTCTGTTCATATACCAAAGTTGGGAACAATTGGTGAAGCCATGAGTGAGGAGTTATCGCCGAGTGATGTTATAAACTT